In the genome of Candidatus Bathyarchaeota archaeon, the window TTTTCTTCAGGTATATCTCTGGGACAATTCCATGGAGTTATATTCGCGTATCCAGTGCTAATCATTTCATATTCATTATTTACTTCTATAACTTTCCCCTCAGGGTTGATTATGTAATTTGATTCTTCTAATACCTGATCAATATCTAACCTATCATCGTTACCAGGCATAATGAAGCATTTGATTCCAGTTTCTTTTAGCTTTTCCTCAGCTAATTTCAACCATTCTCTTACGTTTTCTTTCATTAATTCAGAAAAGAGTTTATCTCTTTTATCTACATTATTTTCTAAATCTTCTTTTTCTTTTGAACTACATAAATAAACATAGTACCCGCTGTTTCTGATTTCTCCTACAATTTTATTTAACTCTTCTTCTGAGGAGGGGTTAAACATCTTTCCTAAATATTTAATTGTAAAACTACCGTTTTCATGTTTAACTATTGGGATTATAGCTTTTCCTGTTATATCCCCTCCAAGTAGTAATATGTTTGCTTTATAAAATTTTCCTGCACCAATAAATTTTTTAAAGCATATTTCTGAACCGTGTATATCGCTTGAAAAAAATATTCTTATTTTCAATAAAATCACCTAATTACTTCTTCTACTTCCTGATACCAGATTTTTTTCGTACCTATTCTAGCCCTCATTTTCCATTTTAAAGTTTTAGGATGCTCTTCAATAACTTTAAGCATTTTATCTAAATTTTGTTTTACATGATCCTTATATGATGTTGACATGATGTTAAACGTGCTTTCTTCCATATATTTTTTTATTTTATCAATATTAAGAGTAACTGTATAATAGAAGCCCCAATCGTCAGATAATAGTTTAGCTATATGGTTAATATTTATAGCATCATGGTCATTATCTCCAATTTCATGTTCCATTAATAAAATTATCAAATCTTTTACATCCTTTATTGTAAGTTTAACTATCTGCATTTTAGTTAAGAATAATTCTGCAAGTGGAAGCGTAGGATAATCTATTTCTAAACGCTCTTTGAAATCGATTTCATGACACATTGAAAGTTTATCTAGGAATACGTCTACTAATCGATTGTTTTCTTCATCAAAAAAGAATCTTCTAAATTTTAATGCATCCCCCATCATAACGCTTAAGTAGCGTTTTTGCGTATATCCTAATTCTTCAAAAATCTTTACAATTTCTTTAGAATGTTTTGCATAAGCAGCGAAGTCTATATCGGTTAATTCTCTGCCTAAAGATTTATGAAGCTCCACGTATTTAGGGCAATGAATCCTAATGGCGGTAGCTCCAAGAACCCTTATAGGTATTCCTTTTTCTTTTCCGTACTCAATTACTCTTAAGACTTCTTTAATATGATCTGAAAGAGGCTTCATTTTATTATTACCTCCATTTAATGGAAAATAATGTCCATGGATATGGTATAATATCTTCTAAATAATTTTCTTGCCATTTAAATTCGCTGTGCTGTTTAAGAAATTCTTTTGCTTTAAACGGTATTTCGCAAGCTGGCCCCCAATGCGCCCACATAGAACCTTTGATTGCTAACTCGCTTGCTGTAACTTTAGCATCAACCGCTCCAAAAGGTTCAAATGGATTACATCTCCACTCTAGGAAACCTCTTGGATCAAATTCAACATGACCGCAAATTGAGCATGCAGAAGGGTTTTCTTTATTTTGAGTTATATCAAAGTGATCGGAAATAATCTTTTTAGCAGCATCCACATTTAATCTACCTTGATATTCTTCCATTAATTGCTTTAATCTATAATATCTTGCTAGAGGAGATTTATTAAGGTTAGTATAATCGAATGTTGTTTCTTGACGCACTTCATTATTAATAGCTATATTTGATCCTATAAAATATCCATTAATTTTTCGTTCAGTTGCCCATTTAAATGCTCCAAGTTCAAGCCAACCAATTTCATTAGTTTTTACATCTCCAATTAAATAATCATTTGCCCATCCGCCGTTATTTTTCGTTATCATAATATTAATCCATTCATCAATAGAATCTGAGTATTGAAGCGCTTTTCTACATCTTACAAAGTATGGTGTACCTTCAGGATTAAATTTTGTTGCTCCAGTTATTGTAGTTTCTGCAATAATAAGCCCAGCATCGTTAATATCCCAATCTATAGTAGAGCCGCCAATTGCTCCAGGCCAAGTTTGAAAAAGCATTTTATGACCTTTTTCAGGAGTAATATCCATGATTACATTATAACCAACGCCTATAATGTATGAAAACCAAGTGTTATGAGCTAAAATAATTTTCCCATCTTCAGTAGCATTTCCGGTAGCAATAAAGGCGCTGCAATGAGGTTCTCTTCGCTTATTTTTATTTTGCTCATTTCCTTTACATTCTTTTGAAGTATGATATGATAAAACATCACCATATCCATTAATAAATAAAATATCATTTAATGTTATATAATTAAATCCACGGCTGTTCAATCCAGTTAAAATCCCATGAATTTCTTCTTTATATTCATCAGGAGTTTTATCCCAGCATATTTTTTCAGCAGTAGTTAAGAAGTAACTCCATGGTTTTTCATAAATTTTCTCAACATAAAGCCTTGTTCTCTTGATGTTAGATGCAATTTCGTTAGCTAACCAATATCCATGCTGAAAACCTACTTGAAATGGTGAACCGCAAAGGTGAATTTTAATCCATCCATTAACATCTAAACGATGTGAATTCATAAGTAAATGTTGAATCTCTTTGTCGCCTAGTAGATTTGGTTTCATTTTACA includes:
- a CDS encoding peptidase C45 — its product is MKPNLLGDKEIQHLLMNSHRLDVNGWIKIHLCGSPFQVGFQHGYWLANEIASNIKRTRLYVEKIYEKPWSYFLTTAEKICWDKTPDEYKEEIHGILTGLNSRGFNYITLNDILFINGYGDVLSYHTSKECKGNEQNKNKRREPHCSAFIATGNATEDGKIILAHNTWFSYIIGVGYNVIMDITPEKGHKMLFQTWPGAIGGSTIDWDINDAGLIIAETTITGATKFNPEGTPYFVRCRKALQYSDSIDEWINIMITKNNGGWANDYLIGDVKTNEIGWLELGAFKWATERKINGYFIGSNIAINNEVRQETTFDYTNLNKSPLARYYRLKQLMEEYQGRLNVDAAKKIISDHFDITQNKENPSACSICGHVEFDPRGFLEWRCNPFEPFGAVDAKVTASELAIKGSMWAHWGPACEIPFKAKEFLKQHSEFKWQENYLEDIIPYPWTLFSIKWR
- a CDS encoding metallophosphoesterase, which encodes MKIRIFFSSDIHGSEICFKKFIGAGKFYKANILLLGGDITGKAIIPIVKHENGSFTIKYLGKMFNPSSEEELNKIVGEIRNSGYYVYLCSSKEKEDLENNVDKRDKLFSELMKENVREWLKLAEEKLKETGIKCFIMPGNDDRLDIDQVLEESNYIINPEGKVIEVNNEYEMISTGYANITPWNCPRDIPEEKLNEKIEKMISSVKDVKNCIFNFHAPPYNSGLDTAPKLDEQFKIKVTAGRPEMEPVGSKAVRSAIEKYQPLLGLHGHIHESKGVHRIGRTVCINPGSEYQDGILRGVIVDLEKGKIKDFLLTSG